TTTAAATTCAGGAGAACAAATATATGTTCCAGGATTATTTGCATCTTCAGCTACATTACTTATAGAGTCCCAATATCCAATTTTTACCAGATCATCGTTATAGCCTGAAAATCCTAGATACCATTTGGATTTATACGTGAGTGTATCTTCTCTGAAAATAACATTTTGAGCATTTTCTTTTGTAGAAATGAGGTTGGAAAATTTCAGTGCAATGCTACTGTTTAAATCAAAACTCTCATTCCCATCCGGACTGCTCACCAATTTCAATTTCAACGGATTTTTTTTCGATTTTTCCGCATCTTCCCGTTTGATAAATTTTATGGAAAGGGTATCCAATACTTTATTCCCATTGCTGACTTGTAAAATCAACGAGTCTTTTTGGACGTTTTTAATCCAATACGTTAACGTGTCGTTGTTTTTAGAAAACTCTAAATACTCCTGTACCCCTTTCTGGTCGTTGTTTAACGGCTGTACTCTTAAACTATCGGATCCTTGGTTGAAATACAAACTGACTTTTCCGTACGAATCATGAATGTATTTTTTTAAGAATGTTTTTTTTGATGGTTCTTGAAACAAATCAATCAAGATGTTTTGTTTCTCCGATACATCTATTGGAGCATCTACAAAACCAATGCTTTCCGACTCTCCATCGTATTTGTAATTGTTGTTTGCATCTTTTATCGTTACCAACTTATACTTTCCTGCTTTAATATTATTGATTTGAAAGGCTCCCTCTTTATCCGTTTTTGCAAAATAATCGGGTTGTGATTTATACACAACACTATCTGTTAAATCGCTGTACAGCATCACGAGTAAGCCTTTTTCGGTTGATTGATTAAATGCGTTTTGTACTTTCCCTTTTAGTTTTAACGAATCAATAAATGTCCCGGTAGAAAAAATGTATTGAAAGTTTTCAAGCGGATTGTTTTCATTTAAATCCTGAAGTGCATTTCCGAAACTGATGCAATAGGTGGTATTTGGTTTTAATACTTCTGCCTTATCCAATTCAATGGTTAACGTTTTGTTTTTGACTGTGACATCGGGTGTTTTAGCCAAAGGTGGAGAAATAAGCAATTGATTGTTTAAATCCTTTAACGTAACAAATTCATTAAATTCAATAGCAATGTTTTTAGAGTTGAAGTTCAATTGTGCACTGTCGGGAACAAATTTCAGCGCTTTGGGTGGAACGTTATCTTTTGGTCCACCTCCGGGAGCAACCACCTGAGCGCAGGATGAAAGCAAGAGCACGAAAAGGAAAAATTTTACCGCAGGGAATGATGCTGAGGAAGCAAAGAAATTTTTTATTGTTTTTTTATTCAACATATTATTGCTTGAGGTTCTCTATCAATCTCATTAATTGTTCCAAATATAATCTATCGGTTTCATCAAATGTTGCCAAATGCTCGCTATCAATATCCAGTATCAGCGTTACTGTTCCACTTTTATCAAAAGCAGGTAAAACAATTTCTGATTTCGATAAACTACTGCAAGCAATATGTCCGGGAAATTGGTCTACATCTTCTACTACAATTGTTCTTTTTTCTTTCCAAGCCGCTCCACAAACACCTTTGCCTAAACCAATTCGCGTACAAGCAACCGGACCTTGAAACGGTCCAAGTACAAGTTCATTGTCTTTCACAAAGTAAATGCCGACCCAAAAAAAGTCCATCCCAAATTTTAATGCAGACATGATATTCGACAGGTTAGCAATAAAATCGGTTTCTCCTTCAACCAGAGCATTGATTTGAGGGAGAAGTGATTCATACTTCTCTTTTTTTGTAGTACCCGAAACAGAAAGTGATTCAGCCATTGTTGATTTTACTTATGGTTGCAAAGATAAGAAAATGATTTTGAGTAATATTTCTATTGCGTAGCTATTCCCCTCTCCTTTTTAGAGGGGTTAGGGATGAGATCTAATTGCTTGCGTATGCAATCGTTGCCACACTAATCTTAATGCCGGGAATCTGTTGTAAGGTTTGTGCGCATGCTTCTAATGTAGCGCCTGTTGTCACCACATCATCAACCAATAAAACATGTTTCCCTTCCAGTGATTTGATATCTTTTAATTGAAAAATCGACTCTACATTTTGCCAGCGACTGAAACGCGATTTTTTGGTTTGCGTTTCTGATTCATAGGCACGGAACAATGTTTTCACATTGGCAGGAACGCCCATACTGACAGACAATCCTTCGGCAAACGCTTCACTTTGGTTGTACCCTCTTTTTTTAATTTTCTTAGAATGAAGTGGAACGGGAATAATGGTATCCACCGTTTTAAACGAATCACACATTTTTAACTCATAACCGTAGAGCTTCCCAACTGCAAACCCGACTTCTTTTCGCCCTTTGTATTTCAACTGGTGAATAATGTGTTGTACCCTTCCACCTTTGTTGAAACCATAAAATGCTGCGGCAGATTGGATATCCACTCTTCCCCAGAAAATTTTAGCAACCGGATTGTCATTGTTCAGGTGAAAATTGGTTTTTGGCAAATGATAAACACAATAAGTACATAGGGTTTGTTCGTTCTTATACAGACTGTTTCCGCAGGATGCGCAAACTTGTGGGAATATCAGTGAAATAAAGTCGTTCAGCATAAGATTTTGTGAAATAAAGGCTAAAAATTATTACTTTTGTATATCGAAAATAAACAATCCTCAAATATGGAAACCAATAAAGAAGAAAAAAAATCAAATAATAAAATTTTATGGATTCTGTTATTGCTGTTATTAGGCGGTAATGGTATATTCGGATTCCTTTGGTGGAAAGAAAGAAACAGAGCCAATACCGTTGTTGTTGAGAAACAAGAAGTGATTGTTGAACGTGATAATGTGAAAAACGATTTGTTGCAATTACAAGATGAGTATTCCAAGTTGGAGTCATCTGATAAAGCTGTACAAGCTGAATTAGAAGCAAAGAGAGCGGAAATTGCAGAATTAATTATTCAAGCAGAAAAACACAAAGGTGATGCATACATCATTTCTAAATTGAGAAAAGAAACAGAGACCTTGCGTTCCATCATGAAACATTTTGTGGTACAAATTGATTCTTTGAACACCTACAACAAAGTTATTATTGCAGAAAAAGATAAAGTAACAGCTGATCTTACCGCTGAAAAAGGCGTAACGACTCAACTTACAAAAGAAAAAGAATCGTTGCAAAGTACTGTAAACCTTGGTTCCATTTTAAAAGCGGAAAACCCAACTGTTAAAGGTGTGAAGTTTAAATCTGGGGGAAAAAAAGAAGTGGAAACAACCAAAGCTTCTCGTGTTGAACGCATTAAAGTTTCGTTTGTAATCGGAGAAAATAAAATTGCAAAGAAAGGCGTAAAACCGGTTTATGTGCGCATCATGTCACCAGATGGGAAAGAAGTTACTAAATCAGCTGACGAAGGAAACATGGTGAAATTTAATGGTTCTAAAGGATACTATGCGGCAAAACAGGATATCAATTATACCAATGAAGATGTTGCGGTTGATGTATTATGTCCAAGCCCAAGTGGATTTATCCCTGGAAAGTATTTAATTGATATCATTTGTGATGATGTTATTGTTGGACAAACCAGCATTATGTTGAAATAAACCTCACCCCAACCCTCTCCTTGAAAAAGGAGAGGGAGTAGAAATTATATGAATCCAAACATCAACCCAGATAGTGAAAACTTAAGTTCTTCCGAAAAGGAGTTCGAAAAAGTTTTGCGTCCGGCCGAGTTTGATGATTTTACTGGTCAGCATGAAGTGGTTGAAAACCTGAAAATATTTGTGCAAGCGGCCAAACAGCGTAGTGAAGCTTTGGATCATATACTTCTTCATGGCCCTCCGGGATTAGGAAAAACAACCTTAGCAAACATTGTTGCCTCTGAACTTGGGGTGAATATAAAAATCACTTCCGGCCCTGTACTTGATAAACCGGGCGATTTAGCCGGTTTGTTAACCAACCTCGAAGAAAATGATGTATTGTTTATTGATGAAATTCATCGGTTAAGTCCGATTGTGGAAGAGTACCTCTATTCTGCAATGGAAGATTATAAAATCGATATCATGATTGATAGCGGTCCGAATGCGCGTAGTGTTCAAATCAAATTAAATCCGTTTACATTGGTTGGTGCTACTACACGAAGTGGTTTACTTACAGCCCCGTTACGTGCTCGTTTTGGAATCAATTCTAGATTGAATTATTATGATTCCAAGTTGCTGAAAAAAATTATTATTCGTGCAGCTGGAATTTTAAATGTTCCCATCACCGAAGATGCAGCCAATGAAATTTCTCGAAGAAGTCGCGGTACACCTCGTATTGCGAATGCTTTGTTGAGACGCATCAGGGATTTTGCTCAGATAAAGGGAAACGGTTCAATCGATATTGAAATCGCACACATCGGACTGTCCGCACTAAACGTAGATAAGAATGGGTTGGATGAAATGGATATTCGTATTCTTTCAACGTTAATTGAAAAATTTAAAGGCGGACCTGTTGGTTTAACAACCATTTCTACAGCTGTTGGAGAAGAAGCAGGAACCATTGAAGAAGTTTATGAACCTTTTTTAATCCAGGAAGGTTATCTTGTTCGTACACCACGTGGAAGAGAAGCTACAGATCAAGCTTACAAACACCTTGGTAAAATCCCTCGTGGATTTAAAGGAAGTTTATTTGACACGAAATAGTTCATTCATCAATGAACTCCTCCAAACATACTGCCCTCATTAAAGCAGAAGCCAAACGTCTCGGTTTCGATTATGTGGGCATTTCCAAAGCAGATTTTTTAGCAGAAGAAGCACCAAGATTAGAAAACTGGTTGAATAAGAATATGCATGGACAAATGAGTTACATGCAAAATTATTTTGACAAGCGCTTAGATCCTCGATTGCTTGTTCCTGGAGCCAAAGCAGTGATTTCACTTTTGTTGAATTATTATCCTTCCGAAAAACAAGTTGACGATGCAGCTCCAAAAATCAGCAAATATGCGTACGGAAAAGATTATCATTTAGTCATCAAAGAAAAATTAAATGAGCTGTTGGAATTTATTAAAGAAAACATCGG
This Bacteroidota bacterium DNA region includes the following protein-coding sequences:
- a CDS encoding Ig-like domain-containing protein, translated to MLLLSSCAQVVAPGGGPKDNVPPKALKFVPDSAQLNFNSKNIAIEFNEFVTLKDLNNQLLISPPLAKTPDVTVKNKTLTIELDKAEVLKPNTTYCISFGNALQDLNENNPLENFQYIFSTGTFIDSLKLKGKVQNAFNQSTEKGLLVMLYSDLTDSVVYKSQPDYFAKTDKEGAFQINNIKAGKYKLVTIKDANNNYKYDGESESIGFVDAPIDVSEKQNILIDLFQEPSKKTFLKKYIHDSYGKVSLYFNQGSDSLRVQPLNNDQKGVQEYLEFSKNNDTLTYWIKNVQKDSLILQVSNGNKVLDTLSIKFIKREDAEKSKKNPLKLKLVSSPDGNESFDLNSSIALKFSNLISTKENAQNVIFREDTLTYKSKWYLGFSGYNDDLVKIGYWDSISNVAEDANNPGTYICSPEFKNFSLKENTNYHLLILPGTFTDFFGLTNDSIKIKFKTREEKYYGSVKLNLTVPPTDGIYIVHLMDESGNVIREEFVSKSVVLDYGYLYPRKYKLKIIYDDNRNRKWDTGNYLKKTQPEKVIYNSELINIRSNWDAELEWKITE
- a CDS encoding GAF domain-containing protein, which translates into the protein MAESLSVSGTTKKEKYESLLPQINALVEGETDFIANLSNIMSALKFGMDFFWVGIYFVKDNELVLGPFQGPVACTRIGLGKGVCGAAWKEKRTIVVEDVDQFPGHIACSSLSKSEIVLPAFDKSGTVTLILDIDSEHLATFDETDRLYLEQLMRLIENLKQ
- a CDS encoding ComF family protein, yielding MLNDFISLIFPQVCASCGNSLYKNEQTLCTYCVYHLPKTNFHLNNDNPVAKIFWGRVDIQSAAAFYGFNKGGRVQHIIHQLKYKGRKEVGFAVGKLYGYELKMCDSFKTVDTIIPVPLHSKKIKKRGYNQSEAFAEGLSVSMGVPANVKTLFRAYESETQTKKSRFSRWQNVESIFQLKDIKSLEGKHVLLVDDVVTTGATLEACAQTLQQIPGIKISVATIAYASN
- the ruvB gene encoding Holliday junction branch migration DNA helicase RuvB; the protein is MNPNINPDSENLSSSEKEFEKVLRPAEFDDFTGQHEVVENLKIFVQAAKQRSEALDHILLHGPPGLGKTTLANIVASELGVNIKITSGPVLDKPGDLAGLLTNLEENDVLFIDEIHRLSPIVEEYLYSAMEDYKIDIMIDSGPNARSVQIKLNPFTLVGATTRSGLLTAPLRARFGINSRLNYYDSKLLKKIIIRAAGILNVPITEDAANEISRRSRGTPRIANALLRRIRDFAQIKGNGSIDIEIAHIGLSALNVDKNGLDEMDIRILSTLIEKFKGGPVGLTTISTAVGEEAGTIEEVYEPFLIQEGYLVRTPRGREATDQAYKHLGKIPRGFKGSLFDTK